ATGATCTACGCGGTCAAAGTTCAAATGTTAACTGTGCCTCTCAAGGTCCTGAGCAGTACAGTGGCCGTGACCGTAATGGTATAAATGCTCAGCCATCGGACCTGAGATTACATCCATATAGGACATTCCTACTAGGTGCAGAGGAAACAGACTCTTTTACTTTGAACCCTAGTGAAAATCCTTTGGGTGATTTTTCATTAATGCAAGAAGGCATTCATCAAAGACCAGGGGGTTCCCTGGACGGTCGCCGGCTAGCGTGCAAGAGAAAAAATATCGAAGGAGCCAATGGACAGAGTTCAGCGGGTGCTAGCACAATTTTTTCCCACAGGAACGATAATGCCTTCCATAACATTGCTTCTTCAAGTTACAATCCTGCCCCTATCAGAAATTCGTCCTCTCCAAATTGCTTGCTGATTCCAAGCTCTATCGAGGATCAACTGCCAGGTTATGGAACTAGTGCTGCACTGTCATCTGGTAGCTATGATCTTCATGGAGGGATCAACAATGCTGGGAACTCACAGAGAAGTTTCCGTGCAAGAACCACCACAGCTCAACAGATTGCTCCCTGTACTGTATGGCCCTCTGCAAATGCTATCAGACTTTCTAATTCTTGGAATCACCAGCCACCTCATCCACAGAGTACATTTGATGACCCCCAGGAGGTTATTCCTGTGGTCAGTAGCCTCAACCTGCAATACCAACATCCAATGAATGCTACTGGTGTTCCGCAAGCTGCAAACCGTTACACTGGTCATGGAGCTTCATCGTCGCGAGCTGGCAGTTTGGACAACCGAGTTATTGGTAGTGAAGAGGTTCTTAGAAGGAATGTGGTGCCTACCAGCTACTCTGATTTAGTTCCCCCTACTGCAGTAGACCTGAGGCGTTTGGTGCCAGAACCATCTAATTGGAGTTCTGATGGCCGAGGCACTGCAATATCAGGAACTATTCCTCCTGTATCAAGAGCTAATACCAGTTCAACAGTTAATCCGCCAGGAGGATCCACTCACCAAAACCTCAGTAGACGCCATACAAGAAATTTGTCAGAGGTAAAGTTTTGTCCATTTTTCGCATTTCGGTTTTCAACTTGGTTTTTGTTCATCTTGTGCCTCTGAtgatcttttatttttcttatagGAGATTGGCCGTCTATCTGGAGCACTCCGAGGTCATCAACCCCCACGCTTAAGGTCAGGGTTTCTGTTGGAGCGCCAGGGCGATGGTGTTTGGGGTGTTCCTTTATCGATGAGGGGTAGGGAAGGAAGAAGGCTAATGGAGGTATGTTGATTGGTTCTGTTACCTCTCCATTCATCACCTAACTTTTTAAGAACAAAAGGCAGAAAGGCTTTGCAGTTTACACATGGAAACATAAAaggtatcatcatcatcatcatcatcatcatcatcaggtgTTCTTATATGATAGCAAAGATTATACTAAGCCATCCTGGATACTAGAACTTTCTGCTTGTAAAGGTCGTCCATGTTTGTAGCTCTCCTTGTCATCTTGTGTTTGTCTAAGCAAGCCACCCTATTCTATTACCAGACAAAACTTATAGAAGCTGCTCTACTAGAAATGCTTTTACTTCATTTTGTTCATTTTTCTTCATGATCCTTTATTCGATCAAGCATGCTTCTACACGCTTTTGTAAGCCCTGAAATATTGCATATGTTTTTTTGTATCAACTATTTGCACAAATTATGTCACAGCGGTCGATGTGTTTTTTGTTTCCATTCTCGCTAGACATTTTGATTGGTCTTGTTCTAGAGAATGGGGAATACTTTGTGTGTGTTTTATAAATATTCAACAAGAAACTGCTACCACGACGCTCTATTTCCCTCTAATGTTTGGATGCAAAATTCTGTGCTATGTTATgatgccttttcttttctatgcTTGTTTGTTAGGGTGAGGGTGCATGGTCCATTGTCTTATGCCTATCCATAGATTTCTAACTTGTTTACTTGTCAACAGATTCGGAATGCACTTGAAATGATTCATAGGGGCGAGAATGTAAGGCTTGAGGTCAGTAACAGCAATACTCATCTGGGATTCCTAGTTCTCTATTTGCTACTGGTATTGTAGATATGGTACCAAAATATCTAAAATCAAGAttgttcttttttatttttattaatgTTGGTCGTGGTTAACTTATTTTGTATTTTCTCAGTAATGAAAGATTGGTTAGTAGGATCATACTTCAGTATACATAGCGTTAAGTTTGCCAGGTGTATGTTAccctgtattttttttaaaaaaaacgtaGTAAAAGGGAAGTACATGACCATAATCATACCAGACCTACAGTGGAGAAAATAATGACAGGATATCTACTTGCCTAAATTTCTGTATAAAGGAAATACATACAAGTCGAACATAAATTGGAGAAAATGAATTACCTACTCTGATCTACTGTAGCCCAAAACCACTATGCATTTATTAAGTgttgtaattttatttttaatttactTAAAATAAACAGGTCAAGATGTAACAATTTGAAATGTAAGGTCTCAGACATACAACCTGAGCAAGTAATAAAACTGAATCAATTCAAAGTTGTTGAGTGCCCTTGAGATTTTATCTGCTAATTCTTGGATTTTCTCCTTATTTCAAACCTATTCTTGAACAGTCTATCTTCTACGGTGGTGTTGACATTCATGACAGACACAGGGACATGCGTTTAGACATAGACAATATGTCGTATGAGGTTTGTATTCCATAGTGAAGCATTATGTTTTATCTTTGCCAATACAAATTCTGACCACAAGATGGTTGCCTTCTTTCAGGAGTTATTAGCACTCGAGGAAAG
This sequence is a window from Panicum virgatum strain AP13 chromosome 7K, P.virgatum_v5, whole genome shotgun sequence. Protein-coding genes within it:
- the LOC120641979 gene encoding probable E3 ubiquitin-protein ligase HIP1, which codes for MQGQRNSMEHFTDVFGFEIGSSSGNPVIDQQAYWNNVLGSVESQNLQGYQMNHSDATIPYGNEPQQDGTFLGFWESGEASSSGSALNYGSSSNVKTEHLNIGGDLRIGERRLVADNDLSLDVDINLNANANDLRGQSSNVNCASQGPEQYSGRDRNGINAQPSDLRLHPYRTFLLGAEETDSFTLNPSENPLGDFSLMQEGIHQRPGGSLDGRRLACKRKNIEGANGQSSAGASTIFSHRNDNAFHNIASSSYNPAPIRNSSSPNCLLIPSSIEDQLPGYGTSAALSSGSYDLHGGINNAGNSQRSFRARTTTAQQIAPCTVWPSANAIRLSNSWNHQPPHPQSTFDDPQEVIPVVSSLNLQYQHPMNATGVPQAANRYTGHGASSSRAGSLDNRVIGSEEVLRRNVVPTSYSDLVPPTAVDLRRLVPEPSNWSSDGRGTAISGTIPPVSRANTSSTVNPPGGSTHQNLSRRHTRNLSEEIGRLSGALRGHQPPRLRSGFLLERQGDGVWGVPLSMRGREGRRLMEIRNALEMIHRGENVRLESIFYGGVDIHDRHRDMRLDIDNMSYEELLALEERIGNVNTGLSEEAVIKLLKQRKFSSWRLKASLDHEPCCICQEEYVDGDDLGSLDCGHDFHAGCIKQWLVLKNVCPICKSTALKT